The Neobacillus sp. OS1-2 genome includes a window with the following:
- a CDS encoding DUF6516 family protein: protein MVKTLGIKRTNFPRYERLDFRDIIEEVNNIYGESRGPNITVQAKLIRFKLFLPIPPLKCIELIDNTTNEIIEYYYDWQDSSTTLMKFHAHYHPDEAPQEVKQFDPFHLHVKYDENDHEAKKT, encoded by the coding sequence GTGGTAAAGACCCTAGGGATTAAACGGACAAATTTCCCACGGTATGAAAGGCTAGACTTTCGAGATATTATTGAAGAAGTGAATAATATTTATGGTGAATCGCGTGGGCCCAATATTACCGTTCAGGCTAAACTAATCAGGTTTAAACTTTTTTTACCCATCCCTCCCCTAAAATGTATAGAACTTATAGACAATACAACTAATGAGATTATTGAATATTACTATGACTGGCAGGATAGTTCAACAACTTTAATGAAATTTCATGCCCATTATCATCCTGATGAAGCACCCCAGGAGGTTAAACAATTTGATCCATTTCATCTACATGTAAAATATGATGAGAATGATCATGAGGCAAAAAAAACGTGA